The DNA region GCGCTACTGTTTGGCCCCGAGAGTCGTGGCCTGCCCGATGAAGTGCGAGAGCCTCTGCGCCAGAAGGGGCAGCTGCTAAAAATTCCGATGATGGAGAACAGTCGCAGTCTTAACCTCTCTAACAGCGTTGCACTGATACTTTATGAGGCGTGGCGACAGCAGGATTTTAAGGGTGCTTTAACAACCGATTAAAAAGAGCAATGCGGCGTTAAGAGAGTTCAGATGTCGGGCTTCGCTCCAGCAAGCTTTGTACCGCATCCCGTGGGTCGAGTCCTTCATACAACACGCGGTAGACTTGCTCGGTAATCGGCATACTAATCCGGTACTCTGCGGCCAGCTCATAAATCTCTTTCGCCGCTTGAACGCCTTCAACCACTTGCTGAATTTCATCAACCGCTTGCTGCCAGCTTTTCCCTTGACCCAGTGCCAGACCAAAGCGGCGGTTGCGTGACTGGTTATCGCTACAGGTCAACACCAAATCCCCCAGCCCGGCCAAACCCATAAAGGTTTCTGGCTCACCCCCTGCGGCAATCCCCAGGCGCATCATTTCAGCTAAGCCACGGGTGATTAAGGCGGCTCGGGTATTGGCGTTATAACCCAACCCATCAGCAATACCGGTGGCAATGGCCAACACATTTTTGGCTGCACCGCCCACCTCGACACCCACCATATCGTCGTTGGTATAGGCGCGGAAATTTCCTTTATGCAGATAGCCCGCAAACTCATTGGCAAACTGCGCGTCGGTAGAGGCGACGGTGACCGCCGTGGGCTGATCCAGCGCCACCTCTTTGGCAAATGAGGGGCCAGAGACCAGAGCGCAAGGGTAGTGATCGCCCAGCACTTCAGCAAAGACCTGGTGCATCAGTTGGTGTGATCCCCCTTCAAGCCCTTTGGTCGCCCAGGCAATGCGCATCTCTTTGCGCAGGTGGGGAGCCAGTTGCTTGAGACAGTCACGAAAAGCGTGACTGGGCACGGCAATCAATATATCCCTTACTTGCGTGATCACCGTGGTGTAATCAGCCACTACTCGTAATTTTTCCGGAAATGGGATATCGGGCAGATAGCGCGCATTACAGCGCTGCGCTTCCATTTCCACCGCGTGTTGCGCATTGTGGGACCAGAGAAAGGTGGGATAGCCATTGCGTGCCAGCAGCATTGCCAGGGCGCTCCCCCAAGAGCCGGCCCCTAGCACTAGGATCGGTAGCGGCTGCTCATCCACACTCATACCACTAGTGCATCGCATCAGAGGGCACTTGCCCCTGCTCATCTTTCGCCTTTGCTTGCTGTGCCTGATGCTGTGCGTAGATAGCCTCAAAATTAACCGGTGCTAGCAGTAGCTGTGGAAAGCCGCCTTTACTTACTATTTCGGCAACCGCTTCGCGACCAAACGGGAACAAGATATTGGGACATGCGGTTGCGATAACCCGACCCTTTTCTGCTTCAGTCAGCCCTTTGATTGTAAAAATACCCGCTTGCTGAACTTCCGCAAGATAGGCCGTTTTCTTGTCCAGTTTTACGGTTATAGTGAGGTTTAAAACCACTTCGACCACATCTTCCGCAATCGATTTGCTAGCCGTATTAATCTCCATATTCACCTCGGGTTCCCATTTTTTAGTGAACACCTCCGGGCTAACGGGTGATTCAAATGAAACATCCTTCAGGTAGATTTTTTGAATAGCAAATTGACCTTGCGGCGCAGCCGCTTGTTGTTCAGACATCATACTTTCCTTTTTTAGTTTTGGCTCAAACCCAGCAGACCATCAAGCCGCCCTTCACTTTCCAGAGCATGTATTTCGTCGCAACCACCCATTGGCTGCCCATTAATCAATATTTGTGGCACCGTTTGGCCGCCACTTAACTGGGTCATTTTTGTATACAGAGCGGTACTGCTCGCCACATTGATCCAGCGGTAGTTGATGCGCTTGCTGTCGAGTAGCTGCCGAGCACGGACACAGTACGGGCACGCCATAGTGCCATACACATCAACCTCGACCACGGTTACTTCTTCCCCTTTGCAAGGGGGTATTTACCGTGTTGCCACGCCATCAAGCCACCCGCCAGCACGGTTACATTTTTAAAACCCTCTTTACACAAAAGAGCGCTTGCGCTTTTGGCTCGCCCACCACTTTTACAAACTACAATCAGTGGTCGCTCTTTATCATTACCCAGCTTATCAAGGCGCTTGCTTAAATAAGATGCAGGGATATTAATGGAGTTCACAATGTGCCCATTAATAAATTCATTCTCAGAACTCACGTCTACCACCAGGGCGTTGTCACTGTTAATCAGCTTTACAATATCAACGGGCTTCAACTCGGAAAATTTATGCACTAAAGGTGCAACAACCCCCCATAACAGCATAATAAACAACACGATAAATGTGATGCTGAGCATCCACTCGGCCCTTAAAAACGTAAAAAACTCCTGCATATCAACACCCTAAACTTAAAATAGATTTAGCCGCCCGCAAAACCACTGCAGCCACATTAAAAACTCACTTTGTACAAAACACTTCGCGCATCACACCAATTAGCCGCAGCGTACCTTCGTCTCGAACGTAGTAGAACACCTTGTTCGCCTTCCGCTCAGTCATTAATATCTCCTTATCTCGCATAATCGCCAGATGTTGTGAAATATTACTCTGAGAGGTGCCT from Gammaproteobacteria bacterium includes:
- a CDS encoding rhodanese-like domain-containing protein: MQEFFTFLRAEWMLSITFIVLFIMLLWGVVAPLVHKFSELKPVDIVKLINSDNALVVDVSSENEFINGHIVNSINIPASYLSKRLDKLGNDKERPLIVVCKSGGRAKSASALLCKEGFKNVTVLAGGLMAWQHGKYPLAKGKK
- the secB gene encoding protein-export chaperone SecB, coding for MSEQQAAAPQGQFAIQKIYLKDVSFESPVSPEVFTKKWEPEVNMEINTASKSIAEDVVEVVLNLTITVKLDKKTAYLAEVQQAGIFTIKGLTEAEKGRVIATACPNILFPFGREAVAEIVSKGGFPQLLLAPVNFEAIYAQHQAQQAKAKDEQGQVPSDAMH
- a CDS encoding NAD(P)-dependent glycerol-3-phosphate dehydrogenase produces the protein MRCTSGMSVDEQPLPILVLGAGSWGSALAMLLARNGYPTFLWSHNAQHAVEMEAQRCNARYLPDIPFPEKLRVVADYTTVITQVRDILIAVPSHAFRDCLKQLAPHLRKEMRIAWATKGLEGGSHQLMHQVFAEVLGDHYPCALVSGPSFAKEVALDQPTAVTVASTDAQFANEFAGYLHKGNFRAYTNDDMVGVEVGGAAKNVLAIATGIADGLGYNANTRAALITRGLAEMMRLGIAAGGEPETFMGLAGLGDLVLTCSDNQSRNRRFGLALGQGKSWQQAVDEIQQVVEGVQAAKEIYELAAEYRISMPITEQVYRVLYEGLDPRDAVQSLLERSPTSELS
- a CDS encoding glutathione S-transferase N-terminal domain-containing protein; this encodes MVEVDVYGTMACPYCVRARQLLDSKRINYRWINVASSTALYTKMTQLSGGQTVPQILINGQPMGGCDEIHALESEGRLDGLLGLSQN